The following proteins are co-located in the Xiphophorus maculatus strain JP 163 A chromosome 8, X_maculatus-5.0-male, whole genome shotgun sequence genome:
- the syk gene encoding tyrosine-protein kinase SYK isoform X1, whose product MDAPTKFFFSLEKKQGQSKFMHGLKSTTDVLLTADSDIRRRAADFYADLYSSEYSEDEDSFNDFCSDLPRVSVDFAKELGEPMTLEEIHAALQSMEGGKAPGIDGLPSEFYRAFWSDLCVDLLEVFEESFAEGFLPQSCRRAVLTLLPKKGDLQEIKNWRPVSLLCTDYKLLSKVLANRLKKVMEQVVHQTQTYCVPGRSMIDNISLIRDVLDVSRSLGCNTGLVSLDQEKAFDRVEHRYLWRVLERFGLDSSFIAKIMVLYENIESVLKINGCLCKPFKVTRGVRQGCSLSGMLYALSIEPLLKKIRSNIEGLVFPSCNVSFTLSAYADDVIIIVKNQEEVNHLGRIVELFCKLSAARVNWVKSEALAIGSWFSGLPQLPGGLKWKRGGLKYLGVYLGDEDTEKKNWEGVMEKVEGRLAKWRWLLPQMSYRGRVLIINNLIASLLWHKLACLEPPVGLLTKIQSCMIKFFWDDKHWVSQAVLFLPKEEGGQGLVHLESRTAAFRLQFIQKYLMGREEDILWKPITSIILKRVGGLGLDVSLFLLNCKMLLLYEMPMFYKSLFRAWTIFEWKRIEPTVSLFWLLEEPLIFEARLALEDRVGLSRRLLQKKVLKLRHIVETAGSGLQNTEATASLLGLKSIRVMRTILDLWLGKLTLDEKQMLVDFCNGEELPDSKDPFPEMGLNIDFSELTGHLLIAQKDFVFCMLIGKYLYKLVVQGLNKKQLSGRTDTVWRDRFKVGDNQKPIWRVFYKPPLSKRVSDLQWRILHGAISVNSFIVKFRKDLNELCPFCEEVETIFHMFLECKRLSPLFFLFEDVFKKCGVYWSEVAFIFGAGYTKKESSKWNLLNFLIGQAKFSIYISRRNKLNGVLGENVDRMFILMVKHRVKAEFMFFSLMNNLMEFFSLWCFNNVICSVFDRKLVFNSMFA is encoded by the coding sequence ATGGATGCGCCgacaaagtttttcttctctttggaaAAGAAGCAAGGACAGAGCAAGTTTATGCATGGTTTGAAATCAACTACGGATGTTCTTTTGACTGCAGACAGTGACATCAGGCGGAGAGCAGCGGATTTCTATGCGGATCTGTACAGCTCGGAATACAGCGAGGATGAAGACAGTTTCAACGACTTCTGCAGTGATCTTCCAAGAGTCTCTGTGGATTTTGCCAAGGAGTTGGGAGAGCCCATGACTTTGGAGGAGATTCATGCTGCTTTGCAAAGTATGGAAGGTGGGAAAGCACCTGGCATCGATGGACTTCCCAGTGAATTTTACAGAGCGTTCTGGTCTGACCTCTGCGTTGACCTCTTGGAGGTTTTTGAGGAAAGTTTTGCTGAAGGATTTCTACCAcagagctgcaggagagcagtTCTCACATTGCTACCAAAGAAAGGTGATCTCCAGGAGATTAAGAACTGGCGACCTGTTTCACTGTTGTGTACAGACTATAAACTGTTGTCAAAGGTGCTGGCAAACAGACTGAAAAAGGTGATGGAGCAGGTTGTTCATCAAACGCAAACCTACTGTGTCCCTGGCAGGTCGATGATTGATAATATTTCTCTTATTAGAGATGTTTTGGACGTCTCCAGATCATTGGGATGTAACACTGGTTTAGTTTCTTTGGACCAGGAAAAGGCTTTTGACAGAGTCGAGCATCGGTACCTGTGGAGGGTGTTGGAAAGGTTTGGTCTCGACTCTAGTTTTATTGCCAAGATTATGGTTCTATATGAGAACATTGAGAGTGTACTGAAAATTAATGGTTGTTTATGTAAACCTTTTAAAGTCACAAGAGGTGTTCGACAAGGTTGTTCTTTGTCTGGAATGTTATATGCTCTGTCTATTGAACCACTGCTAAAGAAAATCAGGTCAAATATTGAGGGACTGGTTTTTCCAAGTTGTAATGTGTCTTTCACTTTATCAGCGTatgctgatgatgtcattattattgttaaaaaccAAGAAGAAGTGAATCATTTAGGTAGAATTGTCgagttattttgtaaattgtcaGCTGCTCGTGTCAACTGGGTTAAAAGTGAAGCTCTGGCTATAGGAAGCTGGTTTAGTGGACTTCCTCAACTTCCAGGaggtttaaaatggaaaagaggGGGTTTGAAATATCTTGGGGTATATTTGGGAGAtgaggacacagaaaaaaagaactgggaGGGAGTGATGGAGAAAGTGGAGGGTAGGTTAGCGAAATGGAGATGGTTGCTACCGCAGATGTCTTATAGAGGGAGAGTGctcattataaataatttaattgcttCTTTATTGTGGCACAAGTTAGCATGTTTGGAGCCACCTGTTGGATTACTAACTAAAATTCAATCTTGTATGATTAAGTTTTTTTGGGATGACAAACATTGGGTTTCCCAGGCTGTGCTTTTCTTACCTAAAGAGGAGGGTGGACAAGGATTGGTCCATCTAGAGAGCAGAACTGCTGCGTTCAGGTTACAGTTTATTCAGAAATATCTCATGGGGAGGGAGGAGGATATTTTGTGGAAGCCAATAACAagtattattttgaaaagagtAGGAGGTCTTGGTTtagatgtttctttgtttttgttaaattgtaaaatgttattgttgtatgaaatgccaatgttttataaaagtttgtttAGAGCGTGGACGATTTTTGAGTGGAAAAGAATAGAACCAACTGTATCTTTGTTTTGGCTTCTAGAGGAACCTTTAATTTTCGAAGCACGTTTGGCGTTAGAAGATAGAGTCGGATTGTCCAGAagactgctgcagaaaaaagttCTGAAGTTAAGACACATTGTGGAGACGGCTGGATCAGGACTTCAAAACACAGAAGCGACGGCTTCTTTGCTTGGATTGAAATCGATTCGAGTCATGAGGACTATTTTAGATCTCTGGCTTGGAAAATTGACTTTGGATGAAAAGCAGATGCTGGTGGACTTTTGTAATGGAGAAGAACTCCCTGATTCTAAGGATCCGTTTCCAGAAATGGGACTGAACATTGATTTCTCAGAATTGACGGGCCATCTCTTGATCGctcaaaaagattttgttttttgtatgttgattggaaaatatttgtataaacTGGTTGTTCAAGGATTGAATAAGAAACAATTAAGTGGAAGAACTGATACTGTTTGGAGAGACAGGTTTAAAGTCGGGGATAATCAGAAACCAATATGGAGAGTTTTTTATAAGCCCCCTTTGAGTAAGAGAGTAAGCGACCTTCAGTGGAGGATTTTGCACGGTGCTATAAGTGTTAACAGTTTTATAGTTAAAtttagaaaagatttaaatgaattatgtcCTTTTTGTGAAGAAGTAGAAActatttttcacatgtttcttGAGTGTAAAAGACTTTCaccattgtttttcttgttcgaagatgtttttaaaaaatgtggtgtCTATTGGTCTGAAGTAGCGTTTATATTCGGTGCAGGCTATACAAAAAAGGAATCTAGTAAGTggaatttgttaaattttcttaTTGGACAGGCaaaattttccatttatattagtagaagaaataaactaaatggtgttttgggggaaaatgtcGACAGGATGTTTATTCTGATGGTAAAACATAGAgtaaaagcagaatttatgtTCTTTTCATTGATGAATAACTTAATGgaatttttctctttgtggTGTTTTAATAATGTCATATGTTCTGTGTTTGATAGAAAGCTAGTTTTCAATTCAATGTTTGCATGA